Below is a genomic region from Neurospora crassa OR74A linkage group VII, whole genome shotgun sequence.
CTCACCGTACCtgttacctctaggtagtgtagtgtccATGTCACACCTGTAAACTGAGTAAGAAGAAACTACACTAAGTAGAGTCCCCTACCAGCCTACCTAGAGTAGGTAAGCCTATCTGGCCGTCCTTCACGGCGTCACGGGGTCAGCCTCGCAGTTTGCTGGGACGGGGAACATCTTCTGGAAACCAAAGGAGCTATCGCAAGAATCATTCCGGGGTGCGACCCGGTAGCCTGCACGGTCCAGGGATCAGCCTGCACCGAACACCTCCATAGCACTTAAATTATCATTCCAAACAAGCCTCCCTAGGTTTTACCCTATGGACGGATCGATGTTCCCCTCAGGCAACCGGTTTATTGTCAAGCATCACGCTTGAGTGTGAAAGGTACCCGAAAGACAGCAAACCTAACAATCTACGTATAGACGTACAATTCCTATCATCCCATACTGGGCACCATTTTCTTAGCGTTCAAGTGCTCATCCATTTTCTATCCTATTGTCCGTACTCAGAGTACCCTGGACCCCCTCCCCAGCATGTGCGCTAGCTCGAGGCTAGCATGTCGTAGACGCTTGGACCTCTGGTTCGCTCATCCGTCCGGGTCACCGTTTACACCGTCGGAGTAACGGATCTTAAATATGGGTGTCGGATCACCCAGGTCTCGAGGCTTTTAGACCGCATTGGTATTCATCACGTCCCTCGTAGGCAATTAGCGATTTGCCTAAGCAATCTCAATCGATCAGGTTTAAGTTACTCTTGCCTACTATATGAATGTAATAGCAAATGAATAGGGACGTCATCGTAATCTATAAAGATAGGTAGTAGCTGCATGTGCCTCCAATGGCAGTGTCCAAAGCACAGATTTGACTAGTTTTGGGTAGCCAAGCAAGACGCAAGGCTTGTAAGACTCGGCAAAGCAAAGATCACTTCCCTTCTTGGTATGTACCTAGTGGAGTGAACTGCGTACACAAGTAGACGAAATGTGAACCCAGTAATGTATATCGCCAGGTGCTGAAGTGATGATTTGTGCCTTAGGCAGCCACCCTCCAGTACGGAAGCGCGTCCTGCAAGCCCATCCAAATCGCCTGTGTAGAGCCCCCGGTGTCAACGTACCTCTTCCCAATTGCGCAATTGCGGATTCCCCCATCATTCCAATCTTATCCTACCATTCACCGCCTCAGCCCGAAATCGCACGACAGCCGATTATCACTTGTCTCTACCGTAGCCAAAGAGGTACGTGCTAAGCTGTTGGACAAAAAAGAATATACGCCTACAACGTACGTTTCGTCGAGCTCCACGAGCGGGACCCACGGTGAACGAGTCAGTTTAATCCACCATGTCGACGCGACCGGCTGTCTTGTCAGTATATCCATGTCCTCCATTATGGCGACAAGAACAAGGATCTTATACCTTCTGTTGACAGGTCCCTTTACCGACGCTCACTGAAGCTCTCGCTCGACTGGGCTGTCAATCGCCAACTATGGCGCGGCCAGGCCCTCTACATTCGCTCCCTGTTCGAAAAGAACCGCGACGTCCACGATCCTAGGCAACTACGGGTGCGCAGCGCTTTTCACAGGATACAATTGTCTGCCCTAGCTGACCAATCGCCTTAGGTGCTCTTGAGAGAGACGGAGAAGCTCCTGGAGCATTGGAAACATCCCGACCCCTTTGTTCCTCCACTTTCTCCCGGAGGCAAGCAGTCTTCCACTTGCGATCGAGTACAGGTAGAAGTCTTGCTAATGTCAATTAGGTTCAAAATACGAGAGGAACCTGTCTGCTCACGTTCTGGACCGTAAGTTTGCATCCATGTAATCCATCTGATCCATCACGCTGCCAGCCGCTAATATCTCTGGCCTTGATCACAGCTCCTCCGCCGCTCAGGTTCTGAGAAATTGGACCGCATGTTGCCAACCGTCTATCGTTACTTTATACAGATGGTCACGAATAGACACGTTCAAGCTGGTTTTCATCAAAGAATTCATGGGTTTGGTATGTCCCGTACATGACTTTCGGAAGCGGGAATCTGAACCAGGCAGACAAAATAGCGGGGTAGCTGTTGAACATGAGCGCAGACTACAGCCGGTTCAGCATGGCGTAGTGCCAGCTATTGAGCATACTCGTCACAACGAATGAACGAAAGTGAGACTGAAACCATGGAGATATTAACGGCACTTTTGATTGATGCTCAAAAGATATTCGCATTCATGACCCATCGCCGTTGACGGGGATAATGTACAGCCCAAAGATGAAAAGCAACCGTTGACCCTAGACCGTGAACCCCAATTTCATGAACCCAACGTGCCAACcagaaaaaagggaagagaaaacaGAAATTAAACTAAGCTCCGGCTTTAAAGTTCTTGACTCGCGTTCTTGCCAGTCTTGCCGGTCTTCTTAGGAAGGAGATCTACAATGGGAAAACAATGTTAGGACACATGTAGACATTGAAGCGAGTAGCCATATGCACGTACTTTGGTGAATGTTGGGGAGAACACCACCCTGGGCAATGGTGACGTGGCCAAGAAGCTTGTTCAACTCCTCATCGTTGCGGATGGCGAGCTGAAGGTGACGGGGAATGATACGAGTCTTCTTGTTGTCGCGAGCAGCGTTGCCAGCAAGCTCAAGAATTTCGGCAGCGAGGTACTCGAGAACAGCGGCGAGGTAGACGGGAGCGCCGGCACCAACACGCTGGGCGTAGTTGCCCTTGCGGAGGAGACGATGGACACGACCGACGGGGAAAGCGAGACCAGCCTTGGAAGAACGGCTGTTTGGAACACAGGTTAGCGTGATGAGCGGCACAGCGGCGCTGGCTCCGTCTTGAAGCTCAAAACGCAGCTCCAAAGGTTGGCGATGCAGGAAGCGACGCGCAAACAGGGGCTGACTCACGATTGCGCGTTCTTGGAACCGCTGGCCTTGCCGCCGGACTTGCCGCCTCCAGTCATTTTGATAGTTTGATTGGGTGTGGTTGAAAAAATGGGTGTTCGTTGAAGCGGTAAGACTCGGAAGTCGCGTCGTTTCGGTTGACGTAGAAAGCAGAAGTT
It encodes:
- the hH2A gene encoding histone H2A codes for the protein MTGGGKSGGKASGSKNAQSRSSKAGLAFPVGRVHRLLRKGNYAQRVGAGAPVYLAAVLEYLAAEILELAGNAARDNKKTRIIPRHLQLAIRNDEELNKLLGHVTIAQGGVLPNIHQNLLPKKTGKTGKNASQEL
- a CDS encoding LYR family protein, producing the protein MSTRPAVLSLYRRSLKLSLDWAVNRQLWRGQALYIRSLFEKNRDVHDPRQLRVLLRETEKLLEHWKHPDPFVPPLSPGGSKYERNLSAHVLDPPPPLRF